The Nitrospirae bacterium CG2_30_53_67 genome has a window encoding:
- a CDS encoding ferrochelatase, which translates to PMQPLLSRLIVHFRTPKVIENYRKIGGGSPLLKITRAQAEALEAALRGMGLDAPVFVAMRYTAPRSDDAVREALSQGAKTILALPLYPHFSQATTGSSLSDLNRAAAAVSEAVRIQEIKSFCDHPAYLDVLADKVRQGLNSFSPEHHGKVEVIFSAHALPQKMIDQGDPYLSEIQKTIQGVVQRVGPVFHHLAFQSRSGPVRWMKPGTDEVIRGLAAQGKKALLMVPVSFVSDHIETLYEIDILYKELAMSSGILEYRRTESLNTDPAFISALAKIVMERLS; encoded by the coding sequence CCCCATGCAGCCTCTTCTCTCCCGTCTCATCGTCCACTTCCGAACCCCAAAGGTTATTGAAAATTACAGGAAGATCGGAGGCGGCTCACCTCTATTGAAGATCACCAGGGCACAGGCAGAGGCCCTGGAAGCGGCGCTTCGCGGGATGGGTCTCGACGCGCCGGTATTCGTGGCCATGCGGTATACAGCCCCGCGCTCGGATGATGCGGTGCGCGAAGCATTATCCCAAGGGGCAAAAACGATCCTCGCACTCCCGCTATACCCGCATTTCTCACAGGCCACCACCGGGTCGAGCCTGAGCGACCTTAACCGGGCCGCGGCCGCGGTATCTGAGGCGGTCCGCATCCAGGAGATCAAGAGTTTCTGCGATCATCCGGCCTATCTGGATGTGCTTGCCGACAAGGTCAGGCAGGGATTGAATTCCTTTTCGCCGGAACATCACGGAAAGGTAGAGGTGATCTTCTCAGCCCATGCCCTCCCGCAGAAGATGATTGATCAGGGGGATCCCTATCTTTCGGAGATTCAAAAGACCATTCAAGGTGTAGTGCAGAGGGTCGGACCCGTTTTCCATCACCTCGCCTTCCAGAGCCGGAGCGGTCCGGTTCGCTGGATGAAACCCGGAACCGATGAGGTCATCCGCGGCCTCGCCGCGCAAGGAAAGAAGGCCCTGCTCATGGTCCCCGTGAGTTTCGTCTCGGACCATATCGAGACCCTCTACGAAATCGATATCCTCTACAAGGAACTGGCCATGTCATCGGGGATTCTGGAATACAGAAGGACCGAATCCCTGAACACCGACCCCGCCTTCATCTCCGCACTCGCGAAGATTGTGATGGAAAGACTATCGTAA